From a single Candidatus Brocadiaceae bacterium genomic region:
- a CDS encoding PAS domain-containing protein → MAKATYLLKKAGELVKDRRYQEAVEVYLQATETDSSDARAWFGLGVCLYKVDNLDVSRIALERALKMGYPRAQEALLRVDEAERRRSAEGKGAKPTVAPADVRQRVTARSPAKEPPPRPASRPDEDKIALDRFLRIMLIENIESDRAAIIQAIEGSLRDVEVKAVDYGVSTSDTMSGTVHYDVAVLDWDAGPDAAAGLIQILKIKRPTLLVICLTERWDPESAVEILEAGADYHLVKEPHFASAIPLVLTQWTRRERAVILAAEARAATGGSAGPEVLNAFGEAVMLVDADLSVLQANPAAMKQFRRGDDETVGRPYCRLLYNEDEPPYSCPIADALERGRPADSEVVHKATNTPLRVKAWPVRNAVGKVTSAIVLLRPAQASEAASENLRAREWLYRTLTERANAGVVMVGPDGTIQYANPKLCALSDQTEEELQARPVESLVPAEHQEGLRRCLAAAVDRGEAAERIAVQKSNGDSVPADLRVARFAGQDGNCLVLTILGATEQEQAERELWAEARKVAALLDEGIDRLEGAVAVLDGQGRITWANATAAHLLGCSKEDLLGSNYLEVARKGLADAVEDPEEFIDTLASVFETGVPLENRRLALRDGNGALAYWSTLVESRSPAVCRVEQAYPAPPAPAGAPAAADASAAASDRLSQLAAILPEMVFCTDRNGTIRWCNPAAPQVCGYAPERLMGMALSDLAADSARKALSKLLQKACRTPAAVQTADLEMAREDGGRYWGEVTLIAVDGGGEADDAVVQGFLRDTTGQRIADAVRRIVQGEPAG, encoded by the coding sequence ATGGCCAAGGCAACCTACCTGCTGAAGAAGGCGGGTGAACTCGTCAAGGACCGCAGATACCAGGAAGCCGTTGAGGTCTACTTGCAGGCCACGGAGACCGACTCCAGCGACGCGCGCGCCTGGTTCGGGCTGGGAGTCTGCCTCTACAAGGTGGACAACCTGGACGTCTCGCGCATTGCCCTGGAGCGCGCACTCAAGATGGGATACCCCCGCGCCCAGGAAGCGCTCCTGCGGGTCGACGAGGCCGAACGACGCCGCTCCGCCGAGGGCAAGGGCGCCAAGCCGACCGTCGCCCCGGCCGACGTGCGCCAGCGGGTCACGGCCCGGTCGCCGGCCAAGGAACCCCCGCCCCGCCCCGCCAGCCGCCCCGACGAAGACAAGATCGCGCTCGACCGGTTCCTGCGCATCATGCTCATCGAGAACATCGAGTCGGACCGCGCCGCCATCATCCAGGCCATCGAGGGGAGCCTGCGCGACGTGGAGGTCAAGGCCGTCGACTACGGAGTCTCCACCTCCGACACGATGAGCGGCACCGTGCATTACGACGTCGCCGTGCTGGACTGGGACGCCGGGCCCGATGCCGCCGCGGGACTGATCCAGATCCTTAAGATCAAACGCCCGACCCTGCTGGTCATCTGCCTGACCGAACGGTGGGACCCCGAAAGCGCCGTGGAGATCCTGGAGGCGGGCGCCGACTACCACCTGGTGAAGGAACCGCACTTCGCCAGCGCAATCCCGCTGGTGCTCACGCAGTGGACGCGCAGGGAGCGCGCCGTCATCCTGGCCGCCGAGGCGCGCGCAGCCACCGGCGGATCGGCCGGGCCGGAGGTCCTCAACGCCTTCGGAGAGGCCGTGATGCTCGTCGACGCCGACCTGTCCGTCCTCCAGGCCAACCCGGCCGCCATGAAGCAGTTCCGCAGGGGCGACGACGAAACGGTCGGCCGCCCCTACTGCCGGCTGCTGTACAACGAAGACGAACCGCCGTACTCCTGCCCCATCGCCGACGCCCTCGAACGGGGACGTCCGGCCGACTCCGAGGTCGTGCACAAGGCCACCAACACGCCCCTGCGCGTGAAGGCCTGGCCCGTCCGCAACGCCGTGGGCAAGGTCACCAGCGCCATCGTCCTGCTCCGCCCCGCCCAGGCATCCGAGGCCGCCTCGGAGAACCTGCGCGCCCGTGAATGGCTCTACCGCACCCTGACCGAACGGGCCAACGCCGGCGTGGTCATGGTGGGGCCGGACGGCACCATCCAGTACGCCAACCCGAAGCTCTGCGCCTTGAGCGACCAGACCGAGGAGGAACTGCAGGCCCGGCCCGTCGAAAGCCTGGTTCCCGCCGAACACCAGGAGGGCCTGCGCCGCTGCCTTGCGGCGGCCGTCGACCGCGGCGAAGCCGCCGAACGCATCGCCGTGCAGAAGTCGAACGGCGACTCCGTGCCCGCCGACCTGCGCGTCGCCCGCTTCGCCGGCCAGGACGGCAACTGCCTCGTCCTGACCATCCTCGGCGCCACCGAACAGGAGCAGGCCGAACGGGAACTCTGGGCCGAAGCCCGCAAGGTGGCCGCCCTCCTGGACGAAGGCATCGACCGCCTGGAGGGCGCCGTGGCCGTGCTGGACGGCCAGGGCCGGATCACGTGGGCCAACGCAACCGCCGCACACCTCCTCGGCTGCAGCAAGGAAGACCTGCTCGGCAGCAACTACCTCGAGGTGGCCCGGAAGGGACTGGCCGATGCCGTGGAGGATCCGGAGGAGTTCATCGACACGCTCGCCTCCGTCTTCGAGACCGGCGTCCCCCTCGAAAACCGTCGCCTGGCCCTGCGCGACGGCAACGGCGCGCTCGCCTACTGGAGCACGCTCGTCGAGAGCCGGTCTCCGGCCGTCTGCCGTGTCGAACAGGCATACCCCGCCCCGCCGGCCCCCGCCGGCGCTCCGGCGGCCGCCGATGCCTCGGCGGCCGCATCCGACCGGCTGAGCCAGCTGGCCGCCATCCTGCCCGAGATGGTCTTCTGCACCGACCGCAACGGCACCATCCGCTGGTGCAACCCGGCCGCCCCACAGGTCTGCGGCTACGCGCCCGAACGCCTGATGGGCATGGCCCTGAGCGACCTGGCGGCGGATTCCGCCAGGAAAGCGCTCTCCAAGCTGCTGCAGAAGGCCTGCCGAACGCCGGCGGCGGTCCAGACCGCCGACCTGGAGATGGCCCGCGAAGACGGCGGACGCTACTGGGGAGAGGTGACGCTCATCGCCGTCGACGGCGGCGGCGAGGCGGACGACGCGGTCGTCCAGGGCTTCCTGCGCGACACAACCGGACAGCGCATCGCCGACGCGGTCCGCCGAATCGTCCAGGGAGAACCGGCCGGCTGA